In a single window of the Marinitoga sp. 38H-ov genome:
- a CDS encoding SufD family Fe-S cluster assembly protein — translation MNIEKNYAKEFEMIEKAYEQAGGDVSKLLSKDIVSIIISGDKILGKNTVEGIDIIVNKSEDGIVDYEMIIHDNVKLDKPIHMCVGFLKRQGEQYINAKYKIGNNCDVRFLSHCSFPYGKIHHKMESKMIIGENSVVFLEDEHFHNEKDGIFLETYYYTKVNKNSVFDSRFKLTRSRAGKLKINMTVDLDENSKALLESKVWGKNDDDLEIREIVNLNGENSSGIAKTYIFAQDSTKAEVINEAYGNAPYSKGHIECTEISKGTNVNVSTIPILRVNNDLSELTHEASVGRVNPQQLETLMAKGLNEDEATELIIKGILK, via the coding sequence ATGAATATAGAAAAAAATTACGCTAAAGAGTTTGAGATGATTGAAAAAGCATATGAACAAGCTGGGGGAGATGTAAGTAAATTATTAAGTAAAGATATAGTTTCTATTATTATTAGTGGTGATAAAATATTAGGAAAAAATACTGTTGAAGGTATAGACATTATTGTTAATAAATCTGAAGATGGAATAGTTGATTATGAAATGATTATTCATGATAATGTTAAATTAGATAAACCTATTCATATGTGTGTTGGATTTTTAAAAAGACAAGGCGAACAATACATTAATGCAAAATATAAAATCGGAAATAATTGCGACGTAAGATTTTTATCTCATTGTTCTTTCCCATATGGCAAAATACATCATAAAATGGAATCTAAAATGATAATCGGAGAAAATTCTGTAGTATTTTTAGAAGATGAACATTTTCATAATGAGAAAGATGGAATTTTTTTAGAAACATATTATTATACAAAAGTAAATAAAAATTCTGTATTTGATAGTAGATTTAAATTAACAAGATCAAGAGCTGGTAAATTGAAAATTAATATGACTGTAGATTTAGATGAAAATTCTAAAGCTTTACTTGAATCAAAAGTATGGGGTAAAAATGATGATGACTTAGAAATACGAGAAATAGTTAATTTAAATGGAGAAAATTCTTCAGGTATTGCTAAAACTTATATATTTGCTCAAGATTCTACAAAAGCTGAAGTTATAAATGAAGCATATGGAAATGCCCCCTATTCAAAAGGGCATATTGAATGTACTGAAATTAGTAAAGGTACAAATGTAAATGTAAGTACAATACCTATATTAAGAGTAAATAATGATCTATCCGAATTAACTCACGAAGCATCTGTAGGAAGAGTTAATCCACAACAATTAGAAACATTAATGGCAAAAGGTCTTAATGAAGACGAAGCTACTGAATTAATTATTAAAGGTATTTTAAAATAA
- the epsC gene encoding serine O-acetyltransferase EpsC has protein sequence MNIIISFFKDLFKIFIDLNLDLDEYLKKDPASNRKLGIILFNTAFHGLVLYRIYHFFHKYKIYPISYLLYMISKILYSMDIHPSAELSPGIVIDHGIGIVIGSTAKVGKGTLIYHQVTLGAKHIKKGKRHPDIGENVILGTGAKILGDIYIGDNSVVAANSVVLENVPSNCLVAGIPAKIKNFEYDRYQIYDITHNYDFVI, from the coding sequence ATGAATATAATTATAAGTTTTTTTAAAGACTTATTTAAAATATTTATTGATTTAAATTTAGATTTAGATGAGTATTTAAAAAAAGACCCTGCTTCTAATAGAAAATTAGGTATAATATTATTTAATACTGCTTTTCATGGTCTTGTTTTATATAGAATATATCACTTTTTTCACAAATATAAAATTTATCCTATATCATATTTATTATATATGATTAGTAAAATTTTATACTCAATGGATATACATCCATCAGCCGAACTATCACCTGGTATAGTTATAGATCATGGGATTGGTATAGTAATTGGATCAACCGCAAAAGTAGGAAAAGGAACATTAATTTATCATCAAGTAACTTTGGGAGCTAAACATATAAAAAAAGGTAAAAGACATCCAGATATTGGTGAAAATGTCATTTTAGGAACTGGGGCAAAAATTTTAGGAGATATATATATTGGCGATAATTCTGTTGTGGCGGCTAATTCTGTAGTCTTAGAAAATGTTCCATCTAATTGCTTAGTAGCAGGAATCCCTGCTAAAATTAAAAACTTTGAATATGATAGGTATCAAATATATGACATCACACATAATTATGATTTTGTTATATAA
- a CDS encoding ABC transporter permease, protein MNYIEYLSYNYEKIIKELINHLRIIGTALPFAIIIGVGIGLFISKNKNISKVVLYIAGILMTIPSPALFGIMVILLGPFHMGLGKPPAIIALIIYSLLPMIRNTLVAIYTLDKSIIESARGMGMTEIQILFKIKIPLSIPIIMSGIRNSVVMGVGVATIGYYIAAGGLGYFIFAGLSRGRYEMIITGVILLALLGIGLNYLMLKIEEIITPKGLKIRNT, encoded by the coding sequence ATGAATTATATAGAATATTTATCATATAATTATGAGAAAATTATAAAAGAGTTAATAAACCATCTTCGCATAATAGGAACTGCATTGCCATTTGCTATTATTATAGGAGTCGGAATAGGACTCTTTATTTCTAAAAATAAAAATATTTCTAAAGTAGTATTGTATATAGCTGGAATATTGATGACTATTCCTAGCCCAGCATTATTTGGTATAATGGTTATTCTTCTTGGGCCTTTTCATATGGGTTTAGGAAAACCTCCCGCAATTATAGCTTTAATAATATATTCACTTCTTCCTATGATAAGAAATACCTTAGTTGCTATTTATACATTGGATAAAAGTATTATAGAGTCTGCAAGAGGAATGGGAATGACAGAGATACAAATATTATTTAAAATAAAAATACCTCTTTCTATCCCTATCATTATGTCTGGAATTAGAAATTCAGTAGTAATGGGAGTTGGAGTTGCAACTATAGGATACTATATAGCTGCAGGTGGTTTAGGGTATTTTATTTTTGCTGGTTTAAGTAGGGGAAGATATGAAATGATTATTACAGGAGTTATATTATTAGCCCTACTTGGAATTGGCTTAAATTATTTAATGCTTAAAATCGAAGAAATAATAACTCCAAAAGGATTAAAAATAAGAAATACTTGA
- a CDS encoding ABC transporter ATP-binding protein: MAIELKNISKKYNEKYAVKDLDLLIEDGKITVLIGPSGCGKTTTLKLINKLIERTSGDILFDGVSIDSIDKIQLRRKIGYVIQEIGLFPHYNVFDNIAVVPKLLGWKKKKIENRVKELIELVNLNYEEVINKYPTELSGGQRQRIGVARALAADPKILLMDEPFGAIDPINREVLQDVFLDIQNKLKKTIVFVTHDIREAIKLGDKIAIFNNGKLVQYDKTLNIIKKPKNEFVKELLGKSAELNFLEFVKAEKVITDDFKIIKSLNDITENKKSCYIFFSDSYRGFLTKNDINNNRYKLREEYINYNDSVLEGLNIMFKNNIHFLPVLKENKVIGILKYDSLMGD; encoded by the coding sequence ATGGCTATTGAACTTAAAAACATATCAAAAAAATATAATGAAAAATATGCAGTTAAAGATCTTGATTTATTAATAGAAGATGGAAAAATAACTGTATTAATAGGGCCATCTGGTTGTGGAAAGACTACAACATTAAAATTAATAAATAAACTAATAGAGAGAACTTCAGGGGATATATTATTTGATGGTGTTTCAATTGATAGTATTGACAAAATTCAGTTAAGACGAAAAATAGGATATGTTATTCAAGAAATTGGATTATTCCCTCATTATAATGTTTTTGATAATATAGCAGTTGTTCCAAAGCTTTTAGGATGGAAAAAGAAAAAGATTGAAAATAGGGTAAAAGAACTTATTGAATTAGTAAATTTAAATTATGAAGAGGTTATAAATAAATATCCTACAGAATTATCAGGCGGTCAAAGACAAAGGATTGGAGTTGCTAGAGCATTAGCAGCAGATCCTAAAATATTATTAATGGATGAACCATTTGGCGCTATTGATCCAATAAATAGAGAAGTATTACAAGATGTTTTTTTAGACATACAAAATAAATTGAAAAAAACAATAGTTTTTGTTACTCATGACATTAGAGAAGCTATTAAATTAGGAGATAAAATTGCTATTTTTAATAACGGGAAACTAGTACAATATGATAAAACTTTAAATATAATAAAAAAACCTAAAAATGAATTTGTAAAAGAATTATTAGGAAAAAGCGCTGAATTGAATTTTTTAGAATTTGTAAAAGCTGAAAAAGTAATAACTGATGATTTTAAAATTATTAAATCTCTAAACGATATTACTGAAAATAAAAAATCTTGTTATATTTTTTTTAGCGATAGCTATCGTGGTTTTTTAACTAAAAATGATATTAATAACAATAGATATAAATTAAGGGAAGAATATATAAATTATAATGATAGTGTTTTAGAAGGATTAAATATTATGTTTAAAAATAATATTCATTTTTTACCTGTTTTAAAAGAAAACAAGGTAATTGGAATATTAAAATATGATTCGTTAATGGGGGATTAA
- a CDS encoding ABC transporter permease: MYIFSYMISNFDIIIERTLEHLMIFSISWTLSVIVGVFIGVFITREKRRKYTNIALSITGITQSVPSIAVIALIFLFMGIGKITAITALFLYGLVPIIFNTTSGIVGINPKIIEIAKGMGMDEKDILYKVEIPIALPAIFSGIRNSAIINIATATVASVIGGGGLGVIIFTGLSHYNAPIILAGVLPVSILAIFIDTILGILEKKFVSRGLISEF; the protein is encoded by the coding sequence ATGTACATTTTTTCTTATATGATAAGTAATTTCGACATAATTATTGAAAGAACTTTAGAGCATTTAATGATATTTTCTATTTCATGGACTTTATCAGTAATTGTTGGAGTTTTTATTGGCGTATTTATAACTCGAGAAAAAAGAAGAAAATATACTAATATAGCTCTTTCAATAACAGGTATTACACAATCTGTACCAAGCATTGCAGTAATTGCATTAATATTTTTATTTATGGGAATAGGAAAAATAACAGCTATTACAGCATTGTTTTTATATGGTTTAGTCCCGATAATATTTAATACGACATCTGGTATAGTTGGCATAAATCCAAAAATAATTGAAATTGCAAAAGGTATGGGAATGGATGAAAAAGATATTTTGTATAAAGTAGAAATCCCAATAGCATTACCGGCAATTTTTTCCGGGATAAGGAATTCAGCAATAATTAATATAGCAACTGCTACAGTGGCTTCAGTTATTGGTGGAGGAGGATTAGGAGTAATTATTTTTACGGGATTATCTCATTATAATGCTCCTATTATTTTAGCAGGTGTTTTACCAGTTTCAATATTAGCAATTTTTATAGATACTATATTAGGTATATTAGAAAAAAAATTTGTATCAAGAGGTTTAATTTCAGAATTTTAA
- a CDS encoding glycine betaine ABC transporter substrate-binding protein, translated as MKKLGVFLLLIVLSFNIFAAKTVVVGSKMFTEGYVIANMISQLLKNAGFKVEEKFGLTSFPLRAAIENGQVDIYSEYTGTAWAAYFKQTKNIYDPYELFNEVAKLDYEKNKIVWINMIPFNDTYAMAVKNEFAEKSNLRTLSDLAKFVNDGNKVIFGVNPEFYERADGFFAMAKAYGMNIPKNYVKTMEAGLTYEAVSSGKIDVAMVYSTDAKLLKYNLTVLNDDKSFFPLYNPAVLVREEVLNKYPEIKEILKPLTLYLNENIIIRLNYLVDVMGMEPEIVAKNYLKGLGLIK; from the coding sequence ATGAAGAAATTAGGTGTTTTTTTGTTGTTAATTGTTTTGAGTTTTAATATTTTTGCTGCAAAGACTGTTGTTGTTGGCTCTAAAATGTTTACAGAAGGCTATGTTATAGCTAACATGATTTCACAACTCTTAAAAAATGCAGGTTTTAAAGTAGAGGAAAAATTTGGTTTAACTTCATTTCCATTAAGGGCGGCTATAGAAAACGGCCAGGTTGATATTTATTCTGAATATACAGGAACAGCATGGGCTGCATATTTTAAACAAACAAAAAATATATACGATCCATATGAATTATTTAATGAAGTAGCGAAATTAGATTATGAAAAAAACAAAATTGTTTGGATAAACATGATTCCATTTAATGATACTTATGCAATGGCTGTTAAAAACGAGTTTGCAGAAAAAAGTAATCTTAGAACTCTTTCGGATTTAGCAAAATTTGTAAATGATGGCAATAAGGTTATATTTGGGGTTAATCCAGAATTTTATGAAAGAGCAGATGGATTTTTTGCAATGGCAAAGGCTTATGGAATGAATATTCCTAAAAACTATGTGAAAACTATGGAAGCTGGTTTGACATATGAAGCTGTATCTTCAGGAAAAATTGATGTAGCTATGGTATATTCTACTGATGCAAAACTTTTAAAATATAATTTAACAGTTTTAAACGATGATAAAAGTTTTTTCCCATTATACAATCCTGCAGTATTAGTTAGAGAAGAAGTGTTAAATAAATATCCAGAAATAAAAGAAATTTTAAAACCTTTAACTCTTTATTTAAATGAAAATATAATAATTAGATTAAATTATTTAGTTGATGTTATGGGAATGGAGCCAGAAATTGTTGCAAAAAATTATTTAAAAGGATTAGGACTAATTAAATAA
- a CDS encoding cytochrome b5 domain-containing protein, giving the protein MKKILVLISVFILGLVVYGEYVNILDVKFDDLGTKYKIIPYKELMRNNGDNGFDSWISVNGIIYDVTYSKSWKNGEHKKGIVAGKELTYEIIENSPHGLNKLDNIEYIGILGFTLNDLKNSNENKSYIAVNGIVYDVTHSKAWENGEHKKGIVAGKELTYEIIELSPHGLKKLDNVYPVGILIITPKDLKMFNGKDGKKSYVAVNEIVYDMSYSKAWKNGEHKNGIISGKELTYEITELSPHGLGKLSNVYKIGYFAMDEKELSKYNGKNDNKSYVAVNGIIYDVTYSKAWKNGKHKNGIVAGKELTYEITELSPHGLGKLSNVYKIGFLLK; this is encoded by the coding sequence ATGAAAAAAATTTTAGTATTGATTAGTGTATTTATTTTGGGATTAGTGGTATATGGTGAATATGTAAATATTTTAGATGTAAAATTTGATGATTTAGGAACAAAATATAAAATAATTCCGTATAAAGAGTTAATGAGAAATAATGGAGATAACGGTTTTGATTCATGGATATCTGTAAATGGTATTATATACGATGTAACTTATTCAAAGTCATGGAAAAATGGAGAGCATAAAAAGGGTATTGTTGCTGGTAAAGAGTTAACATATGAAATAATAGAAAATTCTCCTCATGGATTAAATAAATTAGATAATATAGAATATATAGGAATTTTAGGCTTTACTTTAAATGATCTTAAGAATTCTAATGAAAATAAATCTTATATTGCAGTAAATGGTATTGTATATGATGTAACTCATTCAAAAGCTTGGGAAAATGGAGAACATAAAAAGGGTATTGTTGCTGGTAAAGAGTTAACATATGAGATAATAGAATTATCTCCTCATGGGTTAAAAAAATTAGATAACGTTTATCCAGTAGGTATATTAATAATTACACCCAAAGATTTAAAAATGTTCAACGGGAAAGATGGCAAAAAATCATATGTTGCAGTAAACGAGATTGTATATGATATGAGTTATTCGAAAGCATGGAAAAATGGAGAACATAAAAATGGGATTATTTCTGGTAAAGAATTAACTTATGAAATAACAGAATTATCTCCTCACGGATTAGGAAAATTAAGTAATGTATATAAGATCGGATATTTTGCAATGGACGAAAAAGAATTATCAAAGTATAATGGGAAAAATGACAATAAATCATATGTAGCGGTAAATGGTATTATATATGATGTAACTTATTCAAAGGCTTGGAAGAATGGAAAGCATAAAAATGGTATTGTTGCTGGTAAAGAATTAACTTATGAAATAACAGAATTATCACCACATGGATTGGGAAAATTAAGTAATGTATACAAAATAGGATTTCTATTAAAATAA
- a CDS encoding SDR family oxidoreductase, translated as MKKYTLITGASGGIGLELARIFAKNGHNLVLVARSFDKLQKIKEDLENKYNIKVEAIKKDLSISNSPKELYNEIKEKKIFVNILVNNAGYATFGKFYNLNIEKELNMIQLNVVTLVHLTKLFLDDMIKNNEGKILNVASTAAFQPGPLMANYYASKAYVLSFSEALNEELKDMNISVSALCPGATSTDFVKRANMEKSRLFHTLKPMRADKVAEIAYYGLMKKKQVIIPGFRNKILAFSIRFTPRKIVPKMVMNIQKELN; from the coding sequence ATGAAAAAATACACATTAATAACAGGAGCATCCGGTGGAATAGGATTAGAATTAGCAAGAATATTTGCAAAAAATGGGCATAATTTAGTTTTAGTTGCAAGAAGTTTTGATAAATTACAAAAGATAAAGGAAGATTTGGAAAATAAATACAATATAAAAGTAGAAGCAATAAAAAAAGATTTATCTATTTCTAATTCCCCAAAAGAATTATATAATGAAATTAAAGAAAAGAAAATTTTTGTAAATATCTTAGTAAATAATGCAGGATATGCGACTTTTGGCAAATTTTATAATCTAAACATAGAAAAAGAATTAAACATGATTCAGTTAAATGTTGTTACATTAGTTCATTTAACTAAATTATTCTTAGACGATATGATAAAAAATAATGAGGGTAAAATTTTAAATGTTGCATCAACAGCTGCTTTTCAACCTGGACCTTTAATGGCTAATTATTATGCTTCAAAAGCATATGTATTAAGTTTTAGTGAAGCTTTAAATGAGGAATTAAAGGATATGAATATTTCTGTTAGTGCATTATGCCCAGGTGCAACTTCTACAGATTTTGTAAAAAGGGCAAACATGGAAAAATCAAGATTATTCCACACATTAAAACCTATGAGAGCTGATAAAGTAGCCGAGATTGCATATTATGGTTTAATGAAGAAAAAACAAGTTATTATTCCTGGATTTAGGAATAAAATTTTAGCCTTTTCAATTAGGTTTACTCCAAGAAAAATAGTTCCTAAAATGGTAATGAATATTCAAAAAGAATTGAATTAA
- a CDS encoding HTH domain-containing protein — MDAVELVIRVLSESNEPLKAGEIAEKAGIDKKLVDKAIKELKKEEKIESPKRCYYTIKK, encoded by the coding sequence ATGGATGCAGTTGAATTGGTAATTAGAGTTCTATCTGAATCAAATGAGCCATTAAAAGCTGGCGAAATTGCTGAAAAAGCTGGTATTGATAAAAAATTAGTTGATAAGGCTATTAAAGAATTAAAAAAAGAGGAGAAAATTGAATCTCCAAAAAGATGTTACTACACTATAAAGAAATAA
- a CDS encoding FAD-dependent protein translates to MKIGVIGFGAAAVGFLKEIDSSNDVVVFEMNKDIFSSSISGIRADGKLFVSSEMGGDLEEILFDKQLQKDIVDYYSKLSETEPEIGSRENVNELEKQFFINGFKLVESEFFHIGTDKLKVFLKNAHKEFVDKGIEFRFNSFVKDIEINDRIKIIYLNRETREEFEEFFDKVYVAVGRSGFKLIDTLSKKYPDIILSNTKVDLGVRFELPDIVVKELNEALYEFKVKFKSSNGQIVRTFCNNPSGYVVTEKYSDFITVNGHAIHDQKSTNTNFAILVTHSFTKPFNDPNGYGSYIAKLSNILAGGDKVILQTYGDFKKGKRTKKLWKVFPTLNQEEYVLGDLNLVFPSKTSQSLVEFIDNLNKIIPGIADDENLLYGVEVKFYGKKIDNELFKNLKFIGDCSGHTRSIVHATAHGILEARKLI, encoded by the coding sequence ATGAAAATTGGTGTTATAGGTTTTGGTGCTGCTGCTGTAGGCTTTTTAAAAGAAATTGATTCTTCGAATGATGTCGTAGTTTTTGAAATGAACAAAGACATTTTTTCCTCATCTATAAGTGGAATTAGAGCAGATGGGAAATTGTTTGTATCATCAGAAATGGGAGGAGACTTAGAAGAAATATTATTTGATAAACAATTGCAAAAAGATATTGTTGATTATTATTCAAAGTTATCTGAAACAGAACCAGAAATAGGATCAAGAGAAAATGTTAATGAATTAGAAAAACAATTTTTTATAAACGGGTTTAAATTAGTTGAATCAGAATTTTTTCATATAGGTACAGATAAACTAAAAGTTTTTTTAAAAAACGCCCATAAAGAATTTGTTGATAAAGGTATAGAATTTAGATTTAATTCATTCGTAAAAGATATTGAAATAAATGATAGAATAAAAATAATATATTTAAATAGAGAAACAAGAGAAGAATTTGAAGAGTTTTTTGATAAAGTATATGTTGCAGTTGGAAGAAGTGGTTTTAAATTAATAGATACATTATCCAAAAAATATCCGGATATTATTTTATCTAATACAAAAGTAGATTTAGGAGTTAGGTTTGAATTACCTGATATTGTTGTAAAAGAATTAAATGAAGCACTATATGAATTTAAAGTAAAATTTAAATCTTCAAATGGGCAAATAGTTAGAACATTTTGCAATAATCCTTCTGGATATGTAGTTACAGAAAAATATTCAGATTTTATAACAGTAAATGGTCACGCTATACATGATCAAAAATCAACAAATACTAATTTTGCAATTTTAGTAACTCATTCATTTACTAAACCATTCAATGATCCTAATGGATATGGATCATATATAGCTAAACTATCAAATATTTTAGCGGGTGGAGATAAAGTTATTTTACAAACATATGGTGATTTTAAAAAAGGAAAAAGAACTAAAAAATTATGGAAGGTATTTCCTACTCTTAATCAAGAAGAATATGTTTTAGGAGATTTAAATTTAGTATTTCCAAGTAAAACTTCACAATCATTAGTAGAATTTATAGACAATTTAAATAAAATAATCCCTGGAATTGCAGATGATGAAAATTTATTATATGGTGTAGAAGTTAAGTTTTATGGGAAAAAAATAGATAATGAATTATTTAAAAATTTAAAGTTTATTGGAGATTGTTCGGGTCATACTAGAAGTATTGTCCACGCAACAGCGCATGGAATATTAGAAGCTAGAAAATTAATTTAA
- a CDS encoding metalloregulator ArsR/SmtB family transcription factor: MDECVLVADIFKALANPTRLRILKILCDKKRNVLEIADEIGLTQSSVSQHLKILESSGIILKTKDGNIVNCEIKHEAITKLLDDAKRIIHMELNEASKMINK; this comes from the coding sequence ATGGATGAATGTGTTTTAGTTGCAGATATATTTAAAGCTTTAGCTAATCCTACCAGATTGAGAATATTAAAAATTTTATGTGATAAAAAACGCAATGTTCTTGAAATTGCTGATGAAATTGGGCTAACACAATCTAGTGTTTCACAACATTTAAAAATTTTAGAGAGTTCTGGTATTATATTAAAAACAAAAGATGGGAATATAGTTAATTGCGAAATAAAACATGAAGCTATTACTAAACTTTTGGATGATGCTAAAAGAATTATTCACATGGAATTAAATGAAGCAAGCAAAATGATAAATAAGTAA